The genomic DNA AAACATCCATAGGAGATCGAACAGGTCGCAGACTATGGAGGTACGCAATGGTTGAGAAAGAACAGATACTGAAGGCTGTGCAGACGGCCCTTGAGGCTGCGCCTGAACGGAAGTTTCAGGAGAGCGTTGACATCACGATCAACCTCAAGAATATCGACATGGCGCAGCCCAAAAACCGTATTGATGAGACTATCCTTCTCCCGAACGGTCTGGGATCGGACGTGAAGGTTGCGGTTCTCGGCAGGGGCGAGATCACGACGCAGGCCCGCGAGGCCGGTGTCGACCTGATCATCAGCCCTGAGGAGATCGAACGCCTCGGCGGCGAACCCCGTGAGGCACGGAAGATCGCCAACGAATACCGCTTCTTCCTTGCCGAAACCTCGGTGATGGGACAGGTGGGCCGCTGGCTCGGTCCGCGTCTCGGTCCGAGGGGCAGGATGCCGATGCCGATTCCGACCGGAACGGACGTGCGCCCGATTGTCGAGCGTCTCCGCTCCTCGGTGAAGATCCGGTCCAAGGACAAGAAGGTGTTCCATGCCCGCGTCGGCACCACGCAGATGCCGCCCGAGCAGATCTCGGAGAACATCGACGCCGTCATGAAGAGGATCGAGGGCGTGCTCGAGCAGGGATCGCAGAACGTCCGCTCGGTGTATGTGAAGACCACGATGGGTCCGGCAGTGAGGGTGATCTGAATGGCACTCTATACGCAGCACCTCCCTGAGTGGAAGAAGAAGCAGGTCGAGGAAATCGCCGCATGTTTTGACCAGTACGCCGTTGCAGGCCTGATCGACATGTACGGTATTCCGGCGACCCAGCTCCAGCAGATCCGGCAGAACCTGCGCGGTGTCGCCTACCTGAAGATGGCCCGCAAGACCCTGACCCGTCGTGCATTCGACGAGATGGGTGGCGAGGTCGCCGGTATGAGCGAGCACATCTCCGGGCAGAGTGCGCTCATCTTCACAAACGAGAACCCGTTCAAGCTGTTCAAGCTCCTTGAGCAGACCAAGACGAAGATGGCCGCAAAGGCCGGCGAAGCCGCGCCTGAGGACATCGTCGTCGCCAAGGGGCCGACGAGCTTCAAGCCGGGTCCGATTGTCGGCGAACTCCAGCAGGCCGGCATCCCGGCGATGATCGAGGGTGGCAAGGTCAAGATCCGCGAGACGAAGACGGTCGTCAAGAAGGGCGATGTCATCAACGCCAAGCAGGCCGACGTGCTTGCAAAGCTTGACATTAAACCGATGGATGTCGGTCTTATCCTGAAGGCGGCATTCCAGAACGGCACGATCTTCGCTCCGGAAACCCTGGCTATCGACGAGAGCGTCTACCTTGGACAGATCACGCTGGCCGCACAGCAGGCATTCAACCTCTCGTTGAACGCGGCGATCCCGACCCCGGCGACGATGGGCCCGATCCTTGGCAAGGCGTTTGTCGAGGCGAGAAACCTGGCCGTCGAGGCGTGTGTCTATGAGAAGGATGTTGCAGATCTGATCGTTGCACGGGCATACCGCCAGATGGTTGCCCTTGCGATGGCAGCCGCCGAGGGCGGATTCGAACTCGATGAGTCGATCGCCCGGGCCGTCGCTGCAGCCGCAGCCGTACCTGCGCAAGCGCCATCAGCAGAGGAATCTGCTGCTCCGGAAGAGGAAGAGACTGAAGAAGAGGAGAAGGAGGATGAAGAGGGAGGCATGGCCGGTCTCGGTGCCCTCTTCGGCTGAATTCATTGTAAAATATCATCATTGGTGAATATCATGGAGTACATCTACGCTGCACTGCTCCTGCACAACGCAGGCAAGGACATCAACGAGGAGAACGTCAAGGCTGTTCTCTCCGCTGCCGGTATCGACGCTGACGACGCCCGTGTGAAGGCCCTCGTGGCCGCACTCGACGGTGTGGACATTGAGGAGGCCATCGCAAAGGCCGCCGCCGCACCGGTCGCCGCCGCACCGGCCGCCGCCGTTGCACCCGCCGAGGCCGCCCCCGCTGAGGAGGA from Methanofollis fontis includes the following:
- a CDS encoding 50S ribosomal protein L10 translates to MALYTQHLPEWKKKQVEEIAACFDQYAVAGLIDMYGIPATQLQQIRQNLRGVAYLKMARKTLTRRAFDEMGGEVAGMSEHISGQSALIFTNENPFKLFKLLEQTKTKMAAKAGEAAPEDIVVAKGPTSFKPGPIVGELQQAGIPAMIEGGKVKIRETKTVVKKGDVINAKQADVLAKLDIKPMDVGLILKAAFQNGTIFAPETLAIDESVYLGQITLAAQQAFNLSLNAAIPTPATMGPILGKAFVEARNLAVEACVYEKDVADLIVARAYRQMVALAMAAAEGGFELDESIARAVAAAAAVPAQAPSAEESAAPEEEETEEEEKEDEEGGMAGLGALFG
- a CDS encoding 50S ribosomal protein L1, producing the protein MVEKEQILKAVQTALEAAPERKFQESVDITINLKNIDMAQPKNRIDETILLPNGLGSDVKVAVLGRGEITTQAREAGVDLIISPEEIERLGGEPREARKIANEYRFFLAETSVMGQVGRWLGPRLGPRGRMPMPIPTGTDVRPIVERLRSSVKIRSKDKKVFHARVGTTQMPPEQISENIDAVMKRIEGVLEQGSQNVRSVYVKTTMGPAVRVI
- the rpl12p gene encoding 50S ribosomal protein P1, which produces MEYIYAALLLHNAGKDINEENVKAVLSAAGIDADDARVKALVAALDGVDIEEAIAKAAAAPVAAAPAAAVAPAEAAPAEEEEAEEEEKEDEEGGMAGLGALFG